From the genome of Parazoarcus communis, one region includes:
- the lolA gene encoding outer membrane lipoprotein chaperone LolA has product MNMKALKLAVAMVLTLAAGSTLAADAIAQLRQFVSVTRSAEGEFEQTVVARSGRKPQQAAGRFAFSRPGKFRWEYELPYQQLLVGDGERLWSWDRDLNQVTVRPIGDALGATPAAILFGQGDLEKDFVLGEGGDSDGLSWVDASPRKAESSFESMRIGLLDGQLKRMELRDNFGQTTLIRFTRLQANPAPDAGRFRFVPPAGADVIGTP; this is encoded by the coding sequence ATGAATATGAAAGCTCTCAAGCTCGCTGTGGCGATGGTGCTGACGCTTGCTGCGGGTTCGACACTGGCGGCAGACGCGATTGCCCAGTTGCGCCAGTTTGTTTCGGTGACGCGCAGCGCGGAAGGTGAATTCGAGCAGACCGTGGTGGCGCGCTCGGGGCGCAAGCCGCAGCAGGCGGCGGGCCGTTTCGCGTTTTCACGGCCGGGCAAGTTCCGCTGGGAATACGAACTGCCTTACCAGCAGCTGCTGGTAGGCGATGGCGAGCGCCTGTGGTCGTGGGACCGCGATCTCAACCAGGTTACGGTACGCCCGATCGGCGATGCGCTGGGCGCTACGCCGGCGGCGATCCTGTTCGGCCAAGGCGATCTGGAGAAGGACTTCGTGCTTGGCGAAGGTGGCGACAGCGACGGCCTGTCCTGGGTCGATGCCAGCCCGCGCAAGGCCGAGAGCAGTTTTGAGTCGATGCGCATCGGTTTGCTCGACGGCCAGCTCAAGCGCATGGAGTTGCGTGACAACTTTGGTCAGACCACGCTTATTCGTTTCACCCGCCTGCAGGCCAACCCCGCGCCGGACGCAGGGCGCTTCCGTTTTGTGCCGCCTGCCGGTGCTGACGTGATCGGTACGCCCTGA
- a CDS encoding replication-associated recombination protein A — MSDLFESQSPPSVPLAERMRPATLDEVAGQRHLLGPGKPLRLAFESGKPHSMILWGPPGVGKTTLARLMAKGFDADFLALSAVFSGVKEIREAIQQAQAAKARGRHTILFVDEVHRFNKSQQDAFLPFVEQGLVTFIGATTENPSFEVNSALLSRAAVYVLESLDAETMNGLFERARLIACPELEVDEAARERLVGFADGDGRRLMNLVEQIQVAAETAGVNPVGAEFVDQALSRNLRRFDKGGEAFYDQISALHKSIRGSNPDASLYWLCRMLDGGADPHYIARRLLRMAVEDIGLADPRAQEICLNACATYERLGSPEGELALAQAAIFLACAAKSNAVYKAYNAARKHVAESGSEPVPLHLRNAPTRLMKSLGYGKTYRYAHDEPEAYAAGENYFPEGMAAPGWYQPVPRGMEAKIADKLAHLRRLDEAADARPDPAQTSR; from the coding sequence ATGAGCGATCTTTTCGAATCACAATCGCCGCCAAGCGTGCCGCTGGCAGAGCGCATGCGCCCGGCCACGCTGGACGAAGTGGCCGGGCAGCGTCATCTGCTCGGGCCGGGCAAGCCGCTGAGGCTGGCTTTCGAGTCGGGCAAGCCGCACTCGATGATCCTGTGGGGGCCGCCGGGTGTGGGCAAGACCACGCTGGCGCGCCTGATGGCAAAAGGCTTCGATGCCGATTTTCTGGCTCTGTCCGCGGTGTTCTCGGGCGTCAAGGAGATCCGCGAGGCCATACAGCAGGCCCAGGCAGCCAAGGCGCGCGGCCGGCACACGATTCTGTTCGTGGACGAAGTCCACCGCTTCAACAAGTCGCAACAGGACGCCTTTCTGCCCTTCGTCGAACAGGGCCTCGTCACCTTCATCGGCGCGACCACCGAGAACCCGTCTTTCGAGGTCAACTCCGCATTGCTGTCGCGTGCGGCGGTGTATGTGCTCGAGTCGCTTGATGCGGAGACGATGAATGGGCTGTTCGAACGTGCGCGCCTGATCGCCTGCCCCGAGCTTGAAGTGGACGAGGCGGCGCGCGAACGCCTTGTCGGCTTTGCCGATGGCGATGGGCGTCGCCTGATGAATCTTGTCGAACAGATTCAGGTTGCAGCCGAAACGGCCGGTGTGAATCCGGTTGGTGCCGAGTTCGTCGATCAGGCCCTGTCGCGCAACCTGCGTCGTTTCGACAAGGGAGGCGAGGCCTTCTACGATCAGATCTCGGCCCTGCACAAGTCGATTCGTGGCTCGAACCCCGATGCCTCGCTCTACTGGCTGTGCCGGATGCTGGATGGTGGCGCCGATCCGCACTACATCGCCCGTCGTCTGCTGCGGATGGCGGTGGAGGATATCGGCCTTGCAGACCCGCGGGCGCAGGAGATCTGCCTGAACGCCTGTGCAACTTACGAACGCCTGGGCTCGCCCGAAGGCGAGCTTGCGCTTGCCCAGGCCGCCATCTTTCTGGCGTGCGCGGCCAAGTCGAACGCGGTGTACAAGGCCTACAATGCGGCGCGCAAGCATGTGGCCGAGTCCGGTTCGGAACCGGTTCCGCTGCACCTGCGCAATGCGCCGACACGGCTCATGAAGTCGCTCGGCTACGGCAAGACCTACCGTTACGCACACGACGAGCCCGAAGCCTATGCGGCAGGCGAGAACTACTTCCCTGAAGGCATGGCAGCGCCGGGCTGGTATCAGCCGGTGCCACGCGGAATGGAAGCGAAGATCGCCGACAAGCTCGCACATCTGCGCCGCCTGGACGAGGCCGCTGACGCGCGACCCGACCCGGCGCAGACTTCACGCTGA
- the serS gene encoding serine--tRNA ligase, giving the protein MLDIQMLRSQLDVVSARLATRGLQLDTAAFLALEEERKQLQTRTQDLQAQRNSLSKQIGMLKGKGEDASAVMAEVGQLGDELKRCEQALPLVLEKLNDFLSGLPNLPQESVPVGEDETANVEVRRWGTPAAYDFEVKDHVDLGAALGLDFDTGAKLSGSRFTFMRGQIARLHRALAQFMLDTQTGEHGYTECYTPYIVNRDVLVGTGQLPKFKEDMFWVLRGGDDESPEQYLISTAEISLTNSVREQVQPVDVLPIKLTAHSPCFRSEAGSAGRDTRGMIRQHQFDKVEMVQVTHPEQSDAALEEMVGHAEAILQKLELPYRVITLCTGDMGFSAAKTYDLEVWLPAQNTYREISSVSNCEAFQARRMQARFKNAQGKNELVHTLNGSGLAVGRTLVAVLENYQRADGSVEVPAVLRPYMGGIEVLTPGA; this is encoded by the coding sequence ATGCTCGATATCCAGATGCTTCGCTCTCAGCTCGACGTGGTGTCGGCCCGCCTGGCCACGCGCGGGCTTCAACTCGACACCGCTGCCTTCCTCGCGCTCGAAGAAGAACGCAAGCAACTCCAGACCCGTACCCAGGACCTGCAGGCCCAGCGCAACAGCCTGTCCAAGCAGATCGGCATGCTCAAGGGCAAGGGCGAAGATGCCTCCGCCGTCATGGCCGAGGTCGGCCAGCTCGGCGACGAGCTGAAGCGTTGCGAGCAGGCGTTGCCGCTGGTGCTGGAGAAGCTCAACGACTTCCTTTCAGGCCTGCCCAACCTGCCGCAGGAAAGCGTTCCGGTGGGCGAGGACGAGACCGCCAACGTCGAAGTGCGTCGCTGGGGAACGCCCGCTGCCTACGATTTCGAGGTCAAGGACCATGTCGACCTGGGCGCAGCGCTCGGTCTCGACTTCGATACCGGTGCCAAGCTTTCCGGCTCGCGTTTCACCTTCATGCGCGGCCAGATTGCGCGCCTGCATCGCGCACTTGCGCAGTTCATGCTCGACACGCAGACCGGCGAGCACGGCTATACCGAGTGCTACACGCCCTATATCGTCAATCGCGACGTACTGGTCGGCACGGGCCAGTTGCCCAAGTTCAAGGAAGACATGTTCTGGGTGCTGCGCGGGGGCGACGACGAGAGTCCCGAGCAGTATCTGATCTCGACCGCCGAGATCTCGCTCACCAACAGCGTCCGCGAACAGGTGCAGCCGGTGGATGTGCTGCCGATCAAGCTGACGGCCCACAGCCCGTGCTTCCGCTCGGAGGCGGGCAGTGCGGGGCGCGACACCCGCGGCATGATCCGCCAGCACCAGTTCGACAAGGTTGAAATGGTGCAGGTCACCCATCCCGAGCAGAGCGATGCCGCGCTCGAGGAGATGGTCGGCCACGCCGAGGCCATTCTGCAGAAGCTCGAACTGCCCTATCGTGTCATCACCCTGTGTACCGGCGACATGGGCTTCTCTGCCGCGAAGACCTACGATCTCGAAGTGTGGCTGCCCGCACAGAACACCTATCGCGAGATCTCCAGTGTGTCGAACTGCGAAGCCTTCCAGGCACGCCGCATGCAGGCCCGCTTCAAGAATGCCCAGGGCAAGAATGAACTGGTGCATACGCTGAACGGATCGGGTCTCGCGGTCGGTCGTACCCTGGTTGCCGTGCTCGAAAACTATCAGCGCGCGGACGGATCGGTCGAAGTGCCTGCGGTGCTGCGTCCTTACATGGGTGGTATCGAGGTGCTCACGCCTGGCGCCTGA
- the mltF gene encoding membrane-bound lytic murein transglycosylase MltF: MRLFLLFLSTLLLAACEPQPPARLPDFRTQGELRVATRIDAISYREDEDGTISGFEHDLLERLGESLGVPVHYVIYPDAARAIDAVLNGEAHMAAAGLARNDRFPLRWSAPLRDVEYVLVGTAGSPEITRESDLAGRTVTVRRGSLSSETIDRIRRRVPTLTAKYAAREGDQVLLAQLAEGRHDLVATDRVHYSVAAQIAPELTVAYELPVKSHVAWALPIEGDGGLAGHVATFIEEARSGGLIARITDRYFGHVRRLDEQDITTFLARIQERLPRYLKHFQDAEAKTGIDWRYLAAMAYQESHWDPLATSRTGVRGMMMLTSETADRLGVSNRLDARESILGGARYFSMMVDQLPDEIPSPDRLWMATAAYNLGMGHFNGARAIARRLGKDETSWWEMKSVLPLMSRPEYAARLKSGPARGGEAVIMTENVRNFHDILTRLHVVSPTLSGSPQLRLSRQE; the protein is encoded by the coding sequence TTGCGCCTTTTCCTTCTGTTTCTTTCCACGCTTCTGCTTGCTGCCTGTGAGCCACAGCCGCCAGCCCGCCTGCCCGACTTCCGGACGCAGGGCGAGCTGCGGGTCGCCACGCGGATAGATGCGATCTCGTACCGGGAGGACGAGGACGGCACGATCTCGGGTTTTGAGCACGACTTGCTGGAGCGCCTCGGGGAATCTCTCGGGGTGCCTGTACACTACGTTATCTACCCTGATGCAGCGCGGGCAATCGATGCCGTACTCAATGGCGAGGCCCACATGGCTGCAGCCGGGCTCGCACGCAATGATCGCTTTCCGTTGCGCTGGTCGGCACCGCTGCGGGACGTCGAATATGTTCTGGTCGGCACAGCGGGGAGTCCCGAGATCACGCGTGAAAGCGATCTCGCTGGACGCACGGTGACCGTGCGCAGGGGCTCGTTATCGTCGGAGACCATCGATCGCATCCGCAGACGGGTTCCGACCCTTACCGCGAAGTACGCCGCACGCGAGGGCGATCAGGTGCTGCTCGCCCAGCTCGCCGAAGGCCGGCACGACCTCGTCGCAACCGACCGCGTTCATTACAGCGTGGCAGCACAGATCGCGCCCGAACTTACCGTGGCCTACGAGTTGCCCGTCAAGAGCCATGTTGCCTGGGCTCTGCCGATCGAAGGTGACGGTGGCTTGGCCGGGCACGTTGCCACCTTCATTGAGGAGGCGCGGTCGGGCGGCCTGATTGCCCGCATCACCGACCGCTATTTCGGCCACGTCCGGCGACTCGACGAACAGGACATCACCACCTTTCTTGCCCGCATTCAGGAGCGCCTGCCCCGCTACCTCAAGCACTTTCAGGATGCAGAAGCGAAGACCGGCATCGACTGGCGCTACCTCGCGGCCATGGCCTACCAGGAGTCACACTGGGACCCGCTGGCCACCTCACGCACCGGGGTGCGCGGGATGATGATGCTGACCTCGGAAACGGCAGACCGCCTCGGGGTGAGCAACCGCCTGGATGCGCGCGAGAGCATCCTGGGCGGCGCCCGCTACTTCTCAATGATGGTGGACCAGCTGCCGGACGAAATTCCATCTCCGGACCGCCTGTGGATGGCAACAGCGGCGTACAACCTGGGGATGGGGCACTTCAACGGCGCGCGCGCGATCGCTCGCCGGCTGGGCAAGGATGAAACTTCGTGGTGGGAGATGAAGTCCGTGCTGCCGCTGATGTCGCGGCCAGAGTATGCGGCGCGCCTGAAGTCGGGACCCGCACGGGGTGGCGAGGCGGTCATCATGACCGAGAACGTGCGCAACTTTCACGACATTCTGACCCGCCTGCATGTTGTCAGCCCTACCCTGTCGGGCTCACCGCAACTGCGGTTGAGCCGACAGGAGTAG
- a CDS encoding carboxymuconolactone decarboxylase family protein, which translates to MRSEIPDTMQAFGAMSKAAMKAGALSALDKELIALAIGVSSRCDACVGFHVKALIRLGVTREQLMETLAVCTYMGGGPALMYAAEAVRAFDEFSPTA; encoded by the coding sequence CTGCGCTCCGAGATCCCCGACACCATGCAGGCATTCGGCGCCATGTCGAAAGCTGCAATGAAGGCGGGCGCCCTGTCTGCCCTCGACAAGGAATTGATCGCACTGGCGATCGGCGTCTCTTCGCGCTGCGACGCCTGCGTCGGTTTTCACGTCAAGGCGCTGATTCGTCTCGGTGTAACGCGCGAGCAGCTTATGGAAACCCTTGCCGTATGCACCTACATGGGCGGCGGCCCGGCCCTGATGTATGCAGCAGAAGCCGTGCGCGCTTTCGACGAATTTTCGCCCACGGCCTGA
- a CDS encoding site-specific integrase — protein MSYLTFHHGSYYFQLRVPKPLVEHHGPLIRTNLQTVDERFAKIVALKLAGDWLSRFEADLAGLASSEVEAIGSSLASQHVDISTTRNDNDVSIGSIPSPLPRRKPPASAANTVSDDSLLVGWKRIDPDRASTTVREMRAAIRFFRAQCKLPWSEVARADIASFRDQQLKKGLARKTVAKRVGMISTLLQTGFDAGVLPSNVARGLKIPKADIPTIVRRIFTANELTRLFDLPAYRTGVRPAGAGGEACIWIPMIALASGLRLEEIAQLRTIDILNDPEHGVLIRVTDEDPEQRVKTEGSKRIVPAHAQLIQSGFVDYISDVRAARQKWLFPALDPDHDGRRGANFGKWFMRQLRSRGGVNVQDPRLVFHSFRHTFKTLCRAAEITKDVHDALTGHVSGSVSRTYGEMPIAPLVRAVERIKLPVNLPRIVGGVRND, from the coding sequence ATGAGTTACTTGACGTTTCACCACGGTTCCTACTACTTCCAGCTTCGCGTCCCCAAGCCCCTCGTTGAGCACCACGGTCCGCTGATCCGAACCAATCTTCAGACCGTAGATGAGCGTTTCGCGAAGATAGTTGCGCTCAAACTTGCAGGCGACTGGCTCTCTCGTTTCGAAGCAGATCTCGCCGGTCTGGCTTCATCCGAGGTTGAAGCGATTGGTTCTTCCCTTGCGTCTCAGCACGTGGACATTTCAACCACGAGAAACGACAACGACGTCAGTATCGGATCCATTCCCTCACCGCTACCGAGGCGAAAGCCGCCCGCATCGGCTGCCAACACAGTATCTGACGACAGCTTGCTCGTTGGTTGGAAACGCATCGATCCCGACCGCGCGTCAACGACGGTTCGGGAAATGCGTGCTGCGATCCGTTTCTTTCGTGCCCAATGCAAGCTGCCTTGGTCCGAAGTGGCCCGTGCAGACATCGCAAGTTTTCGCGATCAACAGCTAAAGAAAGGGCTTGCACGAAAGACCGTTGCGAAACGTGTCGGCATGATCTCGACGCTGCTTCAGACCGGTTTCGATGCCGGGGTATTGCCCTCAAATGTTGCACGAGGCCTCAAGATACCCAAGGCGGACATCCCAACAATCGTGCGCCGAATCTTCACGGCTAACGAACTCACCCGCTTGTTTGATCTCCCTGCCTATCGAACGGGTGTTCGCCCTGCTGGCGCTGGCGGGGAGGCGTGCATCTGGATCCCGATGATTGCCCTCGCAAGTGGTCTCCGGCTTGAGGAGATTGCACAGCTTCGTACCATCGACATCCTGAACGACCCCGAGCACGGCGTACTGATTCGCGTCACAGATGAAGATCCCGAGCAACGGGTCAAGACCGAGGGCTCAAAGCGGATCGTTCCAGCCCACGCTCAGTTGATCCAGTCCGGGTTCGTAGATTACATCTCTGACGTCCGCGCAGCTCGGCAAAAGTGGCTATTTCCCGCACTTGACCCTGACCACGACGGTCGCCGAGGCGCGAACTTTGGGAAGTGGTTCATGCGCCAACTGCGCTCCAGAGGTGGGGTGAACGTTCAGGATCCACGACTCGTCTTTCATTCATTTCGCCACACGTTCAAGACGCTTTGCCGCGCTGCAGAGATTACTAAAGACGTGCATGACGCCCTAACAGGTCATGTCTCGGGTTCAGTCAGTCGCACGTATGGCGAAATGCCCATTGCTCCACTCGTTCGCGCTGTTGAACGGATCAAGCTTCCTGTCAACTTGCCGCGGATTGTTGGAGGTGTCCGCAATGATTGA
- a CDS encoding tyrosine-type recombinase/integrase — protein MTLKHAAKRGESTAAACALCELEANHSVVFDMSELEQRAFVDAFNADQVSITRHWLDVLDGTRKLTDLSVNADEMLPLVEVFGTDAAKLETLRRDRLKRLSKPVRPKTSAKFERIALQLAVVLQRRPVELLTAADLERLALQWQEDGNTATTIRDKLTILASLITPVSEAGGTLCKRFVPRTALMHRKRHPFTGKELQAFRTAIEDRELPEDDVRLVELMTLTGARLGEVLQLKATDIEHLAGNQFSVAFSDDEHTLKNGTSVREIPIDLTGLTEFRKWIDARVASGQRLFPDATPDKYGHFGNAESKRLNRTLRMISSDRRLVLQSTRNTAGVNLRRAGVDPRVRRRLLGHADIDIHDRHYDPAELLTAEDLMCAAPTLNSLVIDTQPARSEMTS, from the coding sequence TTGACGCTCAAGCATGCGGCAAAACGGGGAGAATCGACTGCGGCCGCGTGCGCTCTTTGCGAACTGGAAGCAAACCACTCGGTTGTTTTCGACATGAGTGAGCTTGAGCAGCGGGCCTTCGTCGACGCCTTCAATGCTGACCAAGTCTCGATCACGAGACACTGGCTCGATGTTCTCGACGGCACACGAAAGTTGACGGACTTGAGCGTCAACGCGGACGAAATGCTGCCCCTTGTCGAAGTGTTCGGTACAGATGCGGCAAAACTCGAGACTCTGCGGCGTGATCGGCTCAAACGGCTCAGCAAGCCGGTCCGGCCGAAAACAAGCGCCAAGTTTGAGCGGATCGCGCTCCAGCTTGCGGTCGTGCTGCAACGACGGCCTGTCGAATTGCTGACCGCGGCAGATCTCGAACGCCTTGCTCTTCAGTGGCAAGAGGATGGAAACACGGCGACTACAATTCGCGACAAGCTGACGATTTTGGCATCGTTGATAACGCCGGTTTCGGAAGCAGGGGGAACACTGTGCAAACGCTTCGTTCCCCGGACCGCCCTCATGCACCGCAAAAGACACCCGTTCACGGGCAAAGAGCTTCAGGCGTTCAGGACAGCCATTGAAGACCGCGAGCTTCCGGAGGACGACGTCCGCCTGGTGGAGCTCATGACGCTCACCGGCGCACGACTGGGCGAAGTCCTTCAACTGAAAGCGACGGATATTGAGCATCTCGCCGGGAATCAGTTCTCCGTGGCTTTCAGCGATGATGAGCACACTCTGAAAAACGGCACATCGGTCCGTGAGATCCCAATCGATCTCACTGGGCTCACGGAGTTTAGAAAGTGGATCGACGCGAGAGTGGCGTCCGGTCAAAGGCTCTTTCCTGACGCGACCCCCGACAAGTACGGGCACTTTGGGAACGCCGAGAGCAAGCGTCTCAACCGCACCCTCCGCATGATCTCGTCTGATCGCAGACTTGTTCTCCAATCCACACGCAACACCGCCGGGGTGAACCTTCGCCGCGCTGGAGTTGATCCGCGTGTCCGGCGGCGTCTCCTGGGGCACGCGGATATCGACATACACGACAGGCACTACGATCCGGCTGAGCTGTTGACGGCTGAAGACTTGATGTGTGCAGCCCCGACCCTGAACAGTCTCGTTATCGACACTCAACCCGCCCGCTCGGAAATGACAAGCTGA
- a CDS encoding recombinase family protein: MSTSATLLQVAASTLAFYARYSDESQSPTSIDDQLRRCRDIAERHGYPTSNALVFTDEEVSSFRADKAASREGYRKLMDAWEQGRIDILIVDELSRLARNGRQQLELFESIDSTGVRFLTANGIDSALEGWRLVFNIQGMMAQEESRATSFRVIRGMRGQLERGYMIAQPPIGYQSERVLENGRELGTKWSVDEASASLVREMYARRGKGESFGSIAAWLNGCGVPTPRNGRLWRAAGIQRLLENAIYRGEFILNGSSFAKTKARKLRKKTKLTPQAISFDRPLLRIVSDEVWYAAQPRSRSGEGRTQYGGGRNIYSGWMRCGHCGSLLSATSGGSAFSCGGCISNRRAADPAAPAAVPTISKRGIEQVVRHALSYTLSADRLDELRERLKERLSEDPESELKRLRLAREHAKQRAQRVLRLISLDPDSDELAETEYAAAKDALKVAEQALKRAEGSADVLLKRDLVAQLSLTPEDLAGKLLDGELEVAHVRTVLSRLFSHFVLTGREGRVSIFHIEFRPGVAAAWLTDSAVVDESICALEVRISCSAKRPVEWKLEAQRVKPRSPLPSGPGHEVTRSRGQS; the protein is encoded by the coding sequence ATGAGTACTTCGGCAACACTGCTGCAAGTGGCAGCGTCAACTTTGGCGTTCTATGCGCGCTACTCTGATGAATCACAAAGCCCGACGTCGATCGACGATCAACTTCGACGTTGCAGGGACATCGCCGAGCGACACGGTTACCCGACATCCAACGCCCTGGTGTTCACTGACGAAGAGGTGTCGAGCTTTCGAGCTGACAAAGCTGCGTCTCGCGAGGGCTATCGCAAGCTCATGGACGCCTGGGAGCAGGGGCGGATCGACATACTGATCGTCGATGAACTGAGCAGACTTGCGCGGAACGGGCGCCAGCAACTCGAGCTGTTTGAGTCGATCGACTCGACCGGGGTCCGCTTTTTGACAGCGAACGGGATTGACTCAGCGCTTGAGGGTTGGCGGTTGGTCTTCAACATACAAGGCATGATGGCTCAAGAAGAGAGCAGAGCGACGAGCTTTCGCGTGATACGCGGGATGCGCGGGCAGCTTGAACGTGGCTACATGATTGCGCAGCCCCCGATCGGCTATCAATCAGAGCGGGTCCTTGAGAATGGCCGCGAGTTGGGTACAAAGTGGAGTGTTGATGAGGCAAGTGCCAGCCTCGTGCGTGAAATGTACGCGCGGCGCGGCAAAGGTGAGTCGTTCGGAAGCATTGCTGCTTGGCTCAACGGGTGCGGAGTTCCCACGCCCCGCAACGGTCGACTGTGGCGAGCGGCTGGCATACAGCGGCTGCTAGAGAACGCCATTTATCGCGGTGAATTCATTCTGAACGGTAGCTCATTCGCGAAAACAAAGGCGAGGAAGCTTCGGAAGAAAACAAAATTGACCCCGCAGGCGATCTCGTTCGATCGCCCGCTGCTCAGGATTGTTTCCGATGAAGTGTGGTACGCAGCTCAACCCCGTTCAAGAAGTGGTGAGGGACGTACTCAGTACGGAGGTGGGCGAAATATCTACTCGGGGTGGATGCGCTGTGGTCACTGCGGTTCTTTGCTATCAGCGACGTCGGGCGGAAGCGCGTTCTCGTGCGGGGGGTGTATCTCGAACCGGCGAGCGGCTGATCCGGCGGCACCCGCCGCGGTTCCCACTATATCGAAGAGAGGCATCGAACAGGTCGTGCGACACGCCCTCAGCTACACGCTGAGTGCTGATCGGTTAGACGAGCTTCGTGAGCGCTTGAAAGAACGCCTTTCCGAGGACCCTGAGTCCGAACTCAAACGACTGCGGCTTGCCCGCGAGCACGCGAAGCAACGTGCGCAGAGAGTGCTGCGCTTGATCAGCCTGGATCCCGATTCTGACGAGCTGGCGGAGACCGAATACGCCGCAGCAAAAGATGCGCTGAAAGTCGCGGAGCAGGCGCTCAAACGAGCGGAGGGGTCCGCAGACGTGCTCCTGAAGCGAGATCTGGTAGCCCAGTTGAGCCTCACACCCGAGGATTTGGCCGGGAAGCTGCTTGATGGTGAACTTGAGGTCGCACATGTCAGAACTGTTCTATCCAGGCTTTTCTCGCACTTCGTGCTGACGGGACGGGAAGGGCGCGTCTCGATTTTTCATATCGAGTTTAGGCCGGGCGTGGCTGCCGCGTGGTTGACTGATAGTGCCGTTGTGGACGAGAGCATTTGCGCCCTCGAAGTGCGCATATCGTGCAGCGCAAAACGGCCGGTCGAGTGGAAACTTGAGGCGCAGCGGGTCAAACCGCGCTCACCACTACCCTCGGGTCCGGGTCACGAGGTCACGAGGTCACGAGGTCAATCGTAA
- a CDS encoding DNA-binding protein: MRQTTITAAEVRGHAEQMLARGEHPTARAMRAALGRGSMDTILRFLNEWSEVRERQKLSPVTLPEEIERGIQSYLVEQVSRETAGLRLALDASRRDNSDLLAESADLLARFEMREQEIQRLQDHLSKSDGQLSLIRQELSEWQLRALTAAEEAAALRAKVKDAEALSAKVAELQSNLESERTSRMAAEVIELRRRLARPKQRSASS; the protein is encoded by the coding sequence ATGCGACAGACGACGATTACAGCGGCTGAAGTAAGGGGGCATGCGGAGCAGATGCTTGCACGAGGTGAGCATCCGACCGCGCGTGCTATGCGTGCAGCGCTAGGTCGGGGAAGCATGGATACAATACTAAGGTTTCTGAACGAGTGGAGCGAGGTGCGTGAGCGGCAGAAACTCTCACCCGTAACACTTCCGGAGGAGATCGAGCGCGGGATTCAGAGCTATCTCGTTGAGCAGGTTTCTCGTGAGACAGCCGGGCTTCGACTAGCGCTCGACGCGTCGCGTCGCGACAATTCGGACCTGCTTGCGGAGTCGGCGGACTTGCTTGCGCGCTTTGAGATGAGGGAGCAGGAAATCCAGCGGCTTCAGGATCATTTGTCGAAATCAGATGGTCAGCTCTCGCTAATCAGGCAAGAGCTTAGCGAATGGCAGCTGCGGGCGTTGACGGCTGCCGAGGAGGCTGCTGCGTTACGTGCCAAGGTAAAAGATGCGGAGGCGCTATCCGCAAAGGTAGCCGAACTTCAATCAAATTTGGAGTCAGAACGGACATCGCGAATGGCTGCAGAAGTCATCGAACTGCGGCGGCGGTTGGCACGACCAAAGCAACGCAGTGCAAGCAGCTAG